The genomic interval GCAATGACAACACGGTTGGGCCAAACACCAACATTGGCTGCACTGTGCTGGTTGAGCCTGTCTTTCTTCCACCTGAACGATGGATTGATCTTCCGCCGTCATGGTCGTCAAGTATCCAACGTGGAAAGGTTTATGCGACTGGGCATTCGGAAGGTCTCGACCTATGGAATCGCTTGACCGACAATCTCGGACCAACTTTGCCGCTTCCAAATTTTGAAGTGGCTGAAAATCAACAGGCCCGATACGGTACTCCGGTTTTAATCCGCCCAAGGCTTGGACAAGGAGCTTTCCGAGTAGCGGTCACCGAAGCATATGGCCGGCAGTGCGCCGTTTCAGACGGCAAGGTTCTTCCGGCATTAGACGCCGCTCACATAAAGCCGTACGGCAAGGGCGGCCAACACGTCGCGCCAAACGGTATTCTATTTCGGAAAGATATACACAGCGTCTTTGACGCCGGATACGTAACCGTGGATGAGAATTACCGCTTTGTGGTGAGCGAACAAATCAAAGAGGTTTTCAACAATGGGGAGGAGTATATTCGGTTGCACGGAAAGTTCTTGAGACTTCCAAAACAGCGGTCTGA from Candidatus Angelobacter sp. carries:
- a CDS encoding HNH endonuclease, which translates into the protein MINLFIANTDNGWFDFLAAQPNLPEVNFWWPGEMNFRALQPGELLVFRLKSPRNKIGGFGVFSNHSLLPIQLAWETFGPKNGVASFDALRDSIARYRNDNTVGPNTNIGCTVLVEPVFLPPERWIDLPPSWSSSIQRGKVYATGHSEGLDLWNRLTDNLGPTLPLPNFEVAENQQARYGTPVLIRPRLGQGAFRVAVTEAYGRQCAVSDGKVLPALDAAHIKPYGKGGQHVAPNGILFRKDIHSVFDAGYVTVDENYRFVVSEQIKEVFNNGEEYIRLHGKFLRLPKQRSEWPDPNFIYWHNTEKFVG